The following are encoded together in the Lactuca sativa cultivar Salinas chromosome 1, Lsat_Salinas_v11, whole genome shotgun sequence genome:
- the LOC128126922 gene encoding uncharacterized protein LOC128126922, whose amino-acid sequence MRGGSGKGGGWWVVVTGSGGGEGWYVVVGMVVMIVGGWVSGDGVNGWVIAGGGGMWWWVGGSGDEVVVMGGRGGWWWQRYVVEVSGGDGRWWVGGGIGKWWLVVVTSIGNDGGWLWLWLVVEVGGDNGGGW is encoded by the exons ATGCGTGGTGGTAGTGGAAAAGGCGGAGGGTGGTGGGTAGTAGTGACAGGGAGTG gtggtggtgaAGGGTGGTATGTAGTGGTGGGAATGGTGGTTATGATAGTTGGTGGATGGGTCAGTGGTGATGGTGTTAATGGATGGGTGATTGCAGGTGGTGGTGGCATGTG gtggtgggTCGGTGGTAGTGGTGATGAGGTGGTTGTGATGGGTGGtagaggtgggtggtggtggcagcGATATGTGGTAGAGGtgagtggtggtgatggtaggtGGTGGGTAGGTGGTGGTATTGGTaagtggtggttggtggtagtgACAAGTATTGGTAACGATGgtgggtggttgtggttgtggttggTGGTAGAGGTGGGTGGTGATAATGGGGGTGGGTGGTAG
- the LOC111906517 gene encoding velvet complex subunit B-like, translated as MYHSTPTQHHLLLLLLPTTNHHHLQPTNHHHYQPLINTTNNPLPLPPPPVTINPTTITYRHHHHQPSTTTHQSLPPPISRICLHHLSLPCANTTPPITHQNHQYPPPSLPPTTTNHHHPPPLPTPATTTNH; from the coding sequence ATGTACCACTCAACACCCACCCAACAccacctactactactactactacctaCCACCAATCACCACCACTTACaacccaccaaccaccaccactaccaaccACTCATCAACACAACCAACAAtccactaccactaccaccaccacccgtCACCATCAACCCCACCACCATCACATatcgccatcaccaccaccaaccatccaccaccacccaccaatcACTACCACCACCTATTAGCAGGATCTGCCTACACCATCTATCACTACCATGTGCCAACACCACTCCACCtatcacccaccaaaaccaccagTACCCACCACCATCattaccacccaccaccaccaaccaccaccacccaccaccattaCCAACACCCGCCACTACTACCAACCActaa